Proteins encoded by one window of Corallococcus exiguus:
- a CDS encoding macro domain-containing protein produces the protein MPVQLVEGDLLDQPVDAIVNAWNRNIIPWWLLLPQGVSGAIKRRGGTAPFREVARVGPMPLGSAVVTGPGRLPFKGIIHVAGINMLWRASARSIQDSVRNALERAGEHGFRSVAFPIIGAGSGSFNEDRALELMREALGDAPSFDVRVVRFRR, from the coding sequence ATGCCCGTGCAACTGGTGGAAGGCGACCTGCTGGACCAGCCGGTGGACGCCATCGTCAACGCGTGGAACCGGAACATCATCCCCTGGTGGCTGCTGTTGCCCCAGGGGGTGTCCGGGGCCATCAAACGCCGGGGTGGCACGGCGCCGTTCCGCGAGGTCGCGCGCGTGGGGCCCATGCCGTTGGGCTCGGCGGTGGTGACCGGGCCGGGGCGCCTGCCCTTCAAGGGCATCATCCACGTCGCGGGCATCAACATGCTCTGGCGTGCGTCCGCGCGGTCCATCCAGGACTCGGTGCGAAACGCGCTGGAGCGGGCCGGGGAGCATGGCTTCCGCTCCGTGGCGTTCCCCATCATCGGCGCGGGCTCCGGGAGCTTCAACGAGGACCGCGCGCTGGAGTTGATGCGCGAGGCGTTGGGGGATGCCCCTTCTTTCGACGTGCGCGTGGTGCGCTTCCGCCGTTAG
- a CDS encoding ParA family protein, protein MGRIICISNQKGGVGKTTTAINLAASLASAERRTLLVDMDPQGNAGSGLGLKRENLTGTVYDALLGGRPAAELIHPTELRFLQVIPATPDLTGAEVELVNQERREFRLREALLPLKDKYDYIIIDCPPSLGLLTLNALVTADSVLIPLQCEYYALEGLSQLTHTIDLVKQGLNPSLKMEGILLTMFDARANIAHQVVDEVRGYFKDQVFQAVVPRNVRLSECPSFGKPIILYDIKSKGCESYLALGRELMRRDSPKPSKRRVA, encoded by the coding sequence GTGGGTCGTATCATCTGCATCTCCAACCAGAAGGGCGGCGTGGGTAAGACCACCACCGCCATCAACCTCGCAGCGAGCCTCGCTTCCGCGGAGCGCCGCACCCTGCTGGTGGACATGGACCCCCAGGGCAACGCCGGTAGCGGCCTGGGCCTCAAGCGCGAGAACCTCACCGGCACCGTCTACGACGCGCTCCTCGGCGGCCGCCCCGCAGCCGAGCTCATCCACCCCACCGAGCTGCGCTTCCTCCAGGTCATCCCCGCCACGCCCGACCTCACCGGCGCGGAAGTCGAACTCGTCAACCAGGAGCGCCGCGAGTTCCGCCTGCGCGAAGCCCTGCTGCCGCTCAAGGACAAGTACGATTACATCATCATCGACTGTCCGCCCTCGCTCGGCCTGCTCACGCTCAACGCGCTCGTGACCGCGGACTCCGTCCTCATCCCGCTCCAGTGCGAGTACTACGCGCTCGAGGGACTCTCCCAGCTCACGCACACCATCGACCTGGTCAAGCAGGGGCTCAACCCCTCGCTGAAGATGGAGGGCATCCTCCTGACCATGTTCGACGCTCGCGCCAACATCGCCCACCAGGTCGTGGACGAGGTGCGCGGCTACTTCAAGGACCAGGTCTTCCAGGCCGTCGTGCCGCGCAACGTGCGCCTGTCCGAGTGCCCGTCCTTCGGCAAGCCGATCATCCTGTACGACATCAAGTCCAAGGGCTGCGAGAGCTACCTGGCCCTGGGCCGCGAGCTGATGCGCCGGGACTCCCCCAAGCCGTCCAAGCGCCGGGTCGCCTGA
- a CDS encoding VOC family protein — MDAVKLRVARPTRDLDAVVRFYRNGLGFEVLGGFEDHAGFDGVMLGHAGAPYHLEFTMEHGHEAPRAPSEDHLLVFYVPDPEAWAERVRCMEAAGFAPVRSRNPYWDANGRTFEDPDGYRVVLQQAAWSR, encoded by the coding sequence ATGGACGCGGTGAAGTTGCGGGTCGCGAGGCCGACACGGGACCTGGACGCGGTGGTGCGCTTCTACCGGAACGGGTTGGGCTTCGAGGTGCTCGGAGGGTTCGAGGACCACGCGGGGTTCGACGGCGTGATGCTCGGGCATGCGGGGGCGCCGTATCACCTGGAGTTCACGATGGAGCACGGACACGAAGCACCGCGAGCTCCGTCCGAAGACCACCTCCTGGTTTTCTACGTGCCGGACCCGGAGGCGTGGGCGGAGCGGGTCCGATGCATGGAGGCCGCGGGCTTCGCGCCGGTGCGGTCGCGCAATCCGTACTGGGATGCGAACGGAAGGACCTTCGAGGATCCGGACGGCTACCGCGTCGTGCTTCAGCAAGCCGCCTGGTCGCGCTGA
- the rsmG gene encoding 16S rRNA (guanine(527)-N(7))-methyltransferase RsmG, whose protein sequence is MDNARFSDQLASGCSALGITVGPDVGPKLQRLMAELLKWNAKVNLTAITAPEEVLEKHFLDSLAVLPEVKGATSLLDLGAGAGFPGLPLKLELPEMGVTLVDTVGKKIAFIKAAAASLGLVGVRGLHARAEGKPETEGIPRAQVLIARAFMDLPDWLNLAPAYLEEGGRVVAMLGKQQTDAELQARAAERNLRVVSARAYRLPFSGAERQVAVFAKQ, encoded by the coding sequence GTGGATAACGCGCGGTTCTCAGATCAGCTGGCATCCGGATGCAGTGCGTTGGGCATCACCGTGGGACCGGACGTGGGCCCCAAGCTCCAGCGGCTGATGGCGGAGCTCCTGAAGTGGAACGCGAAGGTGAACCTCACGGCCATCACCGCGCCGGAGGAGGTGCTGGAGAAGCACTTCCTGGATTCGCTCGCGGTGCTGCCGGAGGTGAAGGGCGCGACGTCGCTCCTGGACCTGGGCGCGGGCGCGGGCTTCCCCGGGCTGCCACTCAAGCTGGAGCTGCCTGAGATGGGCGTGACGCTGGTGGACACGGTGGGCAAGAAGATCGCGTTCATCAAGGCCGCCGCCGCCAGCCTGGGCCTCGTCGGCGTGCGCGGACTGCACGCTCGAGCGGAAGGGAAGCCGGAGACGGAAGGGATTCCGCGCGCGCAGGTGCTCATCGCTCGCGCGTTCATGGACCTGCCGGACTGGCTGAACCTGGCGCCCGCGTACTTGGAGGAGGGCGGACGCGTGGTGGCGATGCTGGGCAAGCAGCAGACGGACGCGGAGCTCCAGGCGCGCGCGGCCGAGCGCAACCTGCGCGTGGTGTCCGCTCGGGCGTACCGGCTCCCGTTCTCCGGCGCCGAGCGACAGGTCGCGGTGTTCGCGAAGCAGTAG
- a CDS encoding ParB/RepB/Spo0J family partition protein, with the protein MQKNADTQKRALGRGLSALIPQAAPAAPAPAAPPPKPGVLKLAIESIHRDTLQPRRHFDETKLHELTESIKAQGLLQPILVRKNPNKGGDGYLIIAGERRWRASQAAGLKEIPAIIREVTEAESFELALVENLQRADLNPIEEADGYRRLVEEFKLTQEQVAQKVGKERSTVANALRLLALPPDVKAMVADGSLSMGHARALLGVPRLPELQNLAKQVTEKKLSVRDTERLVQQGKSAKGGKDAGKPAPKVSPQVKALTEELQRRLGTKVRLSEKSPGKGTLEVDFFSYDDLDRLLKLLRKE; encoded by the coding sequence GTGCAGAAGAACGCTGACACCCAGAAGCGCGCCCTGGGCCGGGGCCTCTCAGCCCTCATCCCCCAGGCCGCCCCCGCCGCGCCGGCCCCCGCCGCGCCGCCGCCGAAGCCCGGCGTGCTCAAGCTGGCCATCGAGTCCATCCACCGCGACACGCTCCAGCCCCGCCGCCACTTCGACGAGACCAAGCTCCACGAGCTCACCGAGTCCATCAAGGCGCAGGGACTGCTCCAGCCCATCCTCGTCCGGAAGAACCCGAACAAGGGCGGCGACGGCTACCTCATCATCGCGGGCGAGCGCCGCTGGCGTGCGTCCCAGGCCGCCGGCCTGAAGGAAATCCCCGCCATCATCCGCGAGGTCACGGAGGCCGAGTCCTTCGAGCTCGCCCTGGTGGAGAACCTCCAGCGCGCGGACCTGAACCCCATTGAAGAGGCGGACGGCTACCGGCGCCTGGTGGAGGAGTTCAAGCTCACGCAGGAGCAGGTGGCCCAGAAGGTGGGCAAAGAGCGCTCCACCGTCGCGAACGCGCTGCGCCTCTTGGCCCTGCCCCCGGACGTGAAGGCCATGGTGGCGGACGGGTCGCTCAGCATGGGCCACGCTCGCGCGCTGCTTGGCGTGCCCCGGCTGCCGGAGCTCCAGAACCTGGCGAAGCAGGTGACGGAGAAGAAGCTGTCCGTGCGCGACACGGAGCGGCTGGTCCAGCAGGGCAAGTCCGCGAAGGGCGGCAAGGATGCAGGGAAGCCGGCGCCCAAGGTGAGCCCGCAGGTGAAGGCGCTCACCGAGGAGTTGCAGCGTCGGTTGGGAACAAAGGTCCGTCTGTCGGAGAAAAGCCCGGGAAAAGGCACCCTGGAAGTCGACTTCTTCTCCTACGATGACCTCGACAGGCTGTTGAAGCTTCTGAGGAAGGAGTAG
- a CDS encoding helix-turn-helix transcriptional regulator — MTDTSRSSGRVELAHFLRSRRERLRPEDVGLPSGSRRRTPGLRREELARLADVGVSWYTWLEQGRDIHISEPLLERLVVALRLTPTERLHLFALAHGRPAPMPVRSPESVSDALQRLLDAHPFPALVSTRRWDIVAWNAAATVLYADLELPASSLEERNGLWALFMNPERRACMPSWDEAVRRAVAGFRMDAARAADRSEFDALAEKLQSASPEFARLWSEHDVVETASMVKVFLLPKWGPVAFENVTLTYSEPDGRELRVSFYSPRPGPNLERTRKLFQPSSPPGPDRT; from the coding sequence GTGACGGACACCTCCCGCAGCTCCGGGCGCGTCGAGCTCGCGCACTTCCTTCGCAGCCGCCGTGAGCGTTTGCGTCCGGAGGACGTGGGACTTCCTTCCGGTTCGCGGCGACGCACGCCGGGCCTTCGCCGCGAGGAACTGGCGCGGCTCGCCGACGTGGGCGTCAGTTGGTACACGTGGCTTGAGCAGGGGAGGGACATCCACATCTCCGAACCGCTGCTGGAGCGCCTGGTGGTCGCGCTCCGCCTCACGCCGACGGAACGTCTGCACCTCTTCGCGTTGGCGCACGGCCGGCCCGCGCCCATGCCCGTGCGCTCACCGGAGTCGGTCAGCGACGCGCTTCAACGACTGCTCGATGCGCATCCTTTTCCGGCGCTCGTCTCCACTCGACGGTGGGACATCGTCGCGTGGAACGCGGCGGCGACGGTCCTCTACGCGGACCTGGAACTTCCGGCCTCTTCATTGGAGGAGCGCAACGGCTTGTGGGCGCTGTTCATGAATCCAGAGCGGCGCGCGTGCATGCCTTCGTGGGATGAGGCGGTGCGCCGCGCCGTGGCGGGGTTCCGGATGGACGCCGCGAGGGCCGCGGACCGGTCGGAGTTCGACGCGCTGGCGGAGAAGCTCCAGTCCGCGAGCCCGGAGTTCGCGCGCCTCTGGAGCGAGCACGACGTGGTGGAGACCGCCTCCATGGTGAAGGTGTTCCTCCTTCCGAAGTGGGGGCCCGTCGCGTTCGAGAACGTCACGCTCACGTACTCGGAACCCGACGGCCGGGAGCTGCGCGTGTCCTTCTACTCGCCGCGTCCCGGTCCCAACCTGGAGCGCACGCGGAAGCTGTTCCAACCGTCGTCGCCGCCCGGTCCGGACCGGACGTAG
- a CDS encoding FAD-dependent oxidoreductase, with protein MTKTVGIIGGGPGGLTLARILATRGIAATVFELDEHPLARPQGGSLDLHADSGLRALREAGLEAEFKAVARYDDQGDAIYDAQGTLHFQHNEASAGDRPEIDRTQLRSLLLESLSAERIRWGSKVSAVEPLPDGRYRVVGPAGSLGEFDLVVGADGAWSKVRPLVSSATPAFTGVLFIELQIDDVDTRHPEVAKLLPRGKISVVGGNQGLIAQRSSHGHVRAYFMFRVSEAQLQQGLVDTSSPARAREQLKALLPGWAPSLLAFIDACNDSIAARPIVALPVGHRWTHRPGVTLLGDAAHVMPPFGGEGVNMAMLDGLELGLALAADSDWSQAVKGYEAAMFERAAIAAEGSMQGMDFLSEHALEHVLEHFRGVQQELAALGSH; from the coding sequence ATGACCAAGACAGTGGGAATCATCGGAGGTGGTCCGGGTGGGCTGACGTTGGCGCGGATCCTGGCGACACGGGGCATCGCGGCCACGGTGTTCGAGCTGGATGAGCACCCGCTCGCCCGTCCCCAGGGAGGTTCGCTGGACCTGCACGCCGACTCCGGGCTGCGCGCGCTTCGCGAGGCCGGATTGGAGGCGGAGTTCAAGGCCGTCGCCCGGTACGACGACCAGGGTGACGCCATCTATGACGCGCAGGGGACGCTCCACTTCCAGCACAACGAGGCGAGCGCCGGCGACCGGCCGGAAATCGACCGCACGCAGCTGCGCTCCCTGCTGCTGGAAAGCCTGTCCGCGGAACGGATCCGCTGGGGAAGCAAGGTGTCCGCCGTGGAGCCGCTCCCCGATGGGCGCTACCGCGTCGTGGGTCCGGCGGGTTCGCTCGGTGAGTTCGACCTGGTGGTGGGCGCGGATGGCGCGTGGTCGAAGGTCCGCCCGCTCGTGTCCTCCGCGACGCCGGCCTTCACGGGCGTGCTTTTCATCGAGCTGCAAATCGACGACGTGGACACGCGGCATCCGGAGGTCGCGAAGCTGCTCCCGCGAGGGAAGATCTCCGTGGTCGGGGGCAACCAGGGCCTCATCGCGCAGCGCAGCAGCCACGGCCACGTGCGCGCCTACTTCATGTTCCGGGTGTCCGAGGCACAGCTCCAACAGGGGCTCGTGGATACGTCCTCCCCTGCCCGGGCCCGCGAACAACTCAAGGCGCTGCTCCCGGGGTGGGCGCCGTCCCTGCTCGCGTTCATCGACGCGTGCAATGACAGCATCGCCGCGCGCCCCATCGTCGCGCTGCCGGTGGGCCACCGCTGGACACACCGGCCGGGAGTGACGCTGCTCGGGGACGCGGCCCACGTGATGCCGCCCTTTGGCGGCGAGGGCGTGAACATGGCGATGCTCGACGGACTGGAGCTGGGGCTCGCGCTCGCGGCGGACTCCGACTGGAGCCAGGCCGTGAAGGGCTACGAGGCTGCCATGTTCGAGCGCGCCGCCATCGCGGCCGAGGGCTCCATGCAGGGCATGGATTTCCTCTCCGAGCACGCGCTCGAGCACGTGCTGGAGCACTTCCGTGGGGTCCAGCAGGAGCTGGCGGCCCTGGGCTCGCACTGA
- a CDS encoding oxidoreductase — protein MTTKQQPLNSGFGATTTAREALGNTRLDGTVAIVTGGYAGIGLETTRTLHAAGATVIVPARTPDKARAALAGLERVELEPMDLFDPASIDAFASRFVASGRPLHLLINNAGIMASPLTRDARGFESQFATNHLGHFQLTARLWPALKQANGARVVCLSSRGHFFAGVDFEDPFFQQRPYDKWVAYGQSKTANILFAVGLDARGEAHGVRAFAVHPGGILTDLARHMSEEEVRASVENSNKIEPLKTVDQGAATTVWCATSPQLAGKGGVYCENVDIAVMAPADATIRRGVKDWAVDPKRADQLWSASEAWTGVRFNP, from the coding sequence ATGACCACGAAACAGCAGCCCCTGAACTCCGGCTTCGGCGCGACCACCACCGCACGCGAGGCGCTCGGCAACACCCGGCTGGATGGCACCGTCGCAATCGTGACCGGCGGCTACGCGGGCATCGGACTGGAGACCACCCGCACGCTCCACGCCGCGGGTGCCACCGTCATCGTCCCCGCGCGGACTCCCGACAAGGCGCGCGCCGCGCTCGCTGGATTGGAGCGTGTGGAGCTGGAGCCCATGGACCTCTTCGACCCGGCGTCCATCGATGCGTTCGCATCCCGCTTCGTCGCGTCCGGCCGGCCTCTGCACCTGCTCATCAACAACGCGGGCATCATGGCCTCACCGCTCACCCGCGACGCGCGCGGGTTCGAGTCCCAATTCGCCACCAACCACCTGGGCCACTTCCAGCTCACCGCCCGGCTCTGGCCCGCGCTGAAGCAGGCGAACGGCGCGCGCGTGGTGTGCCTGTCATCGCGCGGCCACTTCTTCGCCGGCGTCGACTTCGAGGACCCCTTCTTCCAGCAGCGCCCCTACGACAAGTGGGTCGCCTACGGGCAGTCGAAGACCGCGAACATCCTCTTCGCCGTCGGACTGGATGCGCGCGGCGAGGCCCACGGAGTGCGCGCGTTCGCCGTCCATCCCGGCGGCATCCTCACGGACCTGGCCCGGCACATGTCCGAGGAGGAGGTCCGCGCCTCCGTCGAGAACTCCAACAAGATCGAACCGCTGAAGACAGTGGACCAGGGCGCCGCGACCACGGTCTGGTGCGCGACCAGCCCCCAGCTCGCGGGCAAGGGCGGCGTCTACTGCGAGAACGTCGACATCGCCGTGATGGCGCCCGCGGACGCCACCATCCGGCGCGGCGTGAAGGACTGGGCCGTGGATCCGAAGCGGGCCGACCAGCTGTGGTCCGCGAGCGAGGCGTGGACCGGCGTTCGCTTCAATCCGTGA
- the mnmG gene encoding tRNA uridine-5-carboxymethylaminomethyl(34) synthesis enzyme MnmG, which produces MELRYDIVVVGLGHAGCEAALACARMGLSTLGVTLKRERAAVMSCNPAVGGTAKGHLVRELDALGGQMGRAADLAGTHVKVLNPSKGPAVQATRVLCDRDAYAAGMQAVLFTQPNLTVLEGEVSAVVAEEGRVKGVVLGDGTQVVARAVLLTTGTFLRALMHVGEQKEVGGRLGDEAARGLSESLHVLGFTLGRFKTGTPARLSRDSIDWDAVTPQSGDVGVRPFSWRTQVEQGLPFPRRPSVMCGLTATTEATHRLLRDNLHRSPLFQGDIVGRGPRYCPSLEDKVVRFAARERHQVFLEPEGPTSPLVYPAGLSTSMPADVQLEFLRTIPGLSRVEVVRYGYAVEYDFAPPTQLHPTLETKAVAGLFFAGQLNGTSGYEEAAFQGLWAGIQAALQVKGEPALVVGRDEAHGAVLVDDLVTKGVDEPFRMFTSRSEHRLKLREGNADLRLARHGHRVGLLPKEAMERAEARGHAVMAEVARLKRTGLAMRLKRPEVTYAQLAQEREDFPVLAPEVAEEVEVEVKYEGYIAQAARAAAREAEASDRWRIPETFRFTDVRGLGTEAVEKLSAHRPGTVGQARRIPGLTPAAVSLLLVALKRGQGPSSDQEQGCG; this is translated from the coding sequence ATGGAACTCCGATACGACATCGTCGTGGTGGGGCTGGGCCACGCGGGCTGCGAGGCGGCGCTCGCGTGTGCTCGCATGGGCCTGTCCACCCTGGGCGTGACGCTCAAGCGCGAGCGCGCCGCCGTGATGAGCTGCAACCCCGCCGTGGGTGGCACCGCCAAGGGGCACCTGGTGCGCGAGCTGGATGCGCTCGGCGGACAGATGGGCCGCGCGGCGGACCTCGCGGGCACTCACGTCAAGGTCCTCAATCCCTCCAAGGGCCCCGCCGTGCAGGCCACTCGCGTCCTCTGCGACCGCGACGCCTACGCCGCCGGCATGCAGGCCGTGCTCTTCACCCAGCCGAACCTCACCGTGCTCGAGGGCGAAGTCTCGGCCGTCGTCGCGGAAGAGGGGAGGGTGAAGGGCGTGGTGCTGGGGGACGGCACCCAGGTGGTGGCCCGCGCGGTGCTCCTCACCACCGGCACCTTCCTTCGCGCGCTCATGCACGTAGGCGAGCAGAAGGAGGTCGGCGGCCGACTGGGAGACGAAGCCGCGCGCGGCTTGTCGGAGTCACTGCACGTGCTCGGCTTCACGCTGGGCCGCTTCAAGACGGGCACGCCCGCGCGCCTGTCCCGCGACAGCATCGACTGGGACGCCGTCACTCCGCAGTCGGGAGACGTCGGCGTGCGGCCGTTCTCCTGGCGCACGCAGGTGGAGCAGGGCCTGCCGTTCCCGCGTCGGCCCTCGGTGATGTGCGGCCTCACCGCGACGACAGAGGCGACGCACCGGCTGCTGCGCGACAACCTGCACCGCTCACCGCTGTTCCAGGGGGACATCGTGGGGCGAGGGCCCCGGTACTGCCCGTCGCTGGAGGACAAGGTGGTGCGCTTCGCCGCTCGGGAACGGCACCAGGTGTTCCTCGAACCGGAAGGGCCCACGTCGCCGCTCGTGTACCCGGCGGGCCTGTCCACCAGCATGCCCGCGGACGTGCAGCTGGAGTTCCTGCGCACCATCCCGGGCCTGTCCCGCGTGGAGGTGGTCCGCTACGGCTACGCGGTGGAGTACGACTTCGCGCCGCCCACGCAGCTGCACCCCACGCTGGAGACGAAGGCCGTCGCGGGCCTGTTCTTCGCGGGCCAGCTCAACGGCACCTCCGGCTACGAGGAGGCCGCCTTCCAGGGCCTGTGGGCCGGCATCCAGGCGGCGCTCCAGGTGAAGGGCGAACCGGCGCTCGTCGTGGGCCGTGACGAAGCGCACGGCGCGGTGCTCGTGGATGACCTGGTGACGAAGGGCGTGGATGAACCGTTCCGCATGTTCACCAGCCGCTCCGAACACCGGCTCAAGCTGCGCGAGGGCAACGCGGACCTGCGGCTCGCGCGTCACGGGCATCGCGTGGGGCTCCTGCCGAAGGAGGCCATGGAGCGCGCGGAGGCTCGGGGCCACGCGGTGATGGCGGAGGTCGCGCGGCTCAAGCGCACCGGTCTGGCGATGCGGCTCAAGCGCCCGGAGGTGACGTACGCGCAGCTGGCGCAAGAGCGCGAGGACTTCCCGGTGCTCGCCCCCGAGGTCGCGGAGGAGGTGGAGGTGGAGGTGAAGTACGAGGGCTACATCGCCCAGGCCGCCCGGGCCGCGGCGCGCGAGGCGGAGGCGTCCGACCGTTGGCGCATCCCAGAAACGTTCCGCTTCACGGACGTGCGCGGTCTGGGTACGGAGGCGGTGGAGAAGTTGTCCGCGCACCGGCCCGGGACGGTGGGGCAGGCTCGGCGGATTCCGGGCCTGACGCCTGCCGCGGTGTCCCTGCTCCTGGTCGCTCTCAAGCGGGGACAGGGGCCGTCAAGTGATCAGGAACAGGGCTGTGGATAA
- a CDS encoding glutathione S-transferase family protein — MIDLYTWGTPNGFKVSVALEELALPYTVHALDISTGVQKQPAFLAINPNGRIPAIVDRAEGDFAVFESGAILIYLAEKTGRLMPTDAKGRSRVIQWLMFQMGGVGPMQGQANVFFRYFPEKIQPAIDRYQNETRRLYTVLESRLKDHEYLAGDYSIADIANWAWVRSHEWAGVSLDGLPGVQRWLAAIENRPASQRGLDVPTPRKQEDARTAAQRIEGARGLIQR; from the coding sequence ATGATCGACCTGTACACGTGGGGCACGCCGAACGGTTTCAAGGTCTCCGTGGCGCTGGAGGAACTGGCGCTGCCGTACACCGTGCATGCGCTGGACATCTCCACCGGGGTGCAGAAGCAGCCCGCGTTCCTGGCCATCAACCCCAACGGCCGCATCCCTGCCATCGTGGACCGCGCGGAGGGCGACTTCGCCGTCTTCGAGTCCGGCGCCATCCTCATCTACCTGGCGGAGAAGACGGGCCGGCTGATGCCCACGGATGCGAAGGGCCGCTCGCGAGTCATCCAGTGGTTGATGTTCCAGATGGGCGGCGTGGGCCCCATGCAGGGGCAAGCCAACGTCTTCTTCCGCTACTTCCCGGAGAAGATTCAGCCCGCCATCGACCGGTACCAGAACGAGACGCGCCGCCTGTACACGGTGCTGGAGAGCCGGCTGAAGGACCACGAGTACCTGGCTGGCGACTACAGCATCGCGGACATCGCGAACTGGGCGTGGGTGCGCTCGCACGAGTGGGCGGGCGTGTCCCTGGACGGGCTGCCGGGCGTGCAGCGGTGGCTGGCCGCCATCGAGAACCGGCCCGCGTCGCAGCGTGGACTGGACGTGCCCACGCCTCGCAAGCAGGAGGACGCTCGGACCGCCGCGCAGCGCATCGAGGGTGCTCGCGGGCTCATCCAGCGCTGA